A stretch of Henckelia pumila isolate YLH828 chromosome 4, ASM3356847v2, whole genome shotgun sequence DNA encodes these proteins:
- the LOC140865387 gene encoding GATA transcription factor 8-like, with amino-acid sequence MESNFMDEIDCGNFFDQIDDLIEFPPENECGGGGGNLVGSGECKDFPSMWNDAFPETDVLFSGRRNTTASDLSAEFFVPYEDIVQLEWMSTFVEDSFSGGGMTVGKENTSINKEMTYNRYQSSSPVSVLESSSSSSSSSSRGKTLPLGPNHNSTQRARTKRPRPKSFNPRAVIQPFVPPPGFSSEPENFAESLPMKKTKKIKFTMPANPMETPPNLPPQSVRKCLHCEITKTPQWRAGPMGPKTLCNACGVRHKSGRLFPEYRPAASPTFVPSLHSNSHKKVVEMRGKAEPRSAATTAPVSVKPE; translated from the exons ATGGAGTCGAATTTCATGGATGAGATTGACTGCGGGAACTTCTTCGATCAAATTGATGACTTGATCGAGTTTCCTCCTGAGAATGAgtgtggtggtggtggtggtaaTTTAGTTGGTTCCGGTGAATGTAAGGATTTTCCGAGCATGTGGAACGACGCTTTTCCGGAGACGGATGTCCTTTTCTCTGGACGTCGTAACACCACTGCATCTGATCTCTCTGCTGAGTTCTTTGTGCCG TACGAGGATATCGTCCAGCTTGAATGGATGTCAACATTTGTAGAGGATTCATTTTCCGGTGGAGGGATGACTGTGGGAAAAGAGAACACAAGCATCAACAAGGAGATGACATACAACCGATACCAATCATCGAGTCCAGTTTCAGTTCTAGagagcagcagcagcagcagcagttcGAGCTCGCGTGGGAAGACTTTGCCTCTCGGCCCCAATCACAACAGCACGCAGCGTGCGAGGACCAAGCGCCCTCGACCCAAGTCTTTCAATCCGAGGGCTGTGATTCAACCATTTGTCCCTCCACCGGGATTCTCCTCTGAACCTGAAAACTTTGCTGAGTCGTTGCCAATgaagaaaaccaagaaaatcaaattcaCCATGCCTGCTAATCCAATGGAAACACCCCCAAACCTGCCACCCCAATCAGTCAGAAAATGCTTGCATTGCGAGATAACCAAGACTCCTCAATGGAGAGCTGGTCCCATGGGCCCAAAAACACTGTGCAATGCATGTGGTGTTCGCCACAAGTCGGGCCGGCTGTTCCCGGAGTACCGTCCAGCTGCTAGTCCAACCTTTGTCCCGTCTCTGCACTCAAACTCCCACAAGAAAGTTGTTGAGATGAGAGGCAAAGCTGAACCAAGAAGTGCAGCCACGACCGCGCCAGTCTCTGTTAAACCCGAGTAG